A part of Syntrophorhabdaceae bacterium genomic DNA contains:
- a CDS encoding 50S ribosomal protein L25: MEKILIKADTRAEKGKSTARRLRKEGRIPAVLYGREVDPLSISVSLKDWEKLGKQLKRNVILNMEVHGLKKKAEHRPVMIKHVQTGVLKNEILHIDFLQVSMERTIEVEIPIHLVGRSKGEANDGIVDQHLRSIKVECLPTQIPEKIEVDISDLDIGDSYHVNQISIPGIKLLEHLDVAVVTVIPPTVEEKPVVAEEVAPAAVEPEKKEKEKEKEE, translated from the coding sequence ATGGAAAAGATATTAATAAAAGCAGATACAAGGGCAGAGAAAGGAAAAAGCACAGCGAGACGGTTAAGAAAGGAGGGCAGGATACCTGCAGTATTATACGGCAGGGAAGTCGATCCTCTTTCCATCTCTGTTTCTTTGAAGGATTGGGAGAAACTGGGCAAACAATTAAAGAGAAACGTGATCCTTAATATGGAGGTGCATGGCCTCAAGAAAAAGGCAGAGCACAGACCGGTCATGATAAAACACGTTCAAACAGGTGTTCTCAAAAATGAGATCCTTCATATAGATTTTTTACAGGTATCGATGGAAAGAACCATAGAGGTGGAAATACCGATCCATCTGGTCGGGCGTTCAAAGGGAGAAGCAAACGATGGTATTGTCGATCAGCATCTGAGGTCAATCAAGGTGGAATGCCTTCCCACCCAGATCCCTGAGAAGATTGAGGTCGATATATCAGACCTTGACATCGGCGATTCTTACCACGTAAACCAGATATCAATCCCGGGCATAAAACTGCTCGAGCATCTGGATGTTGCGGTGGTCACGGTTATTCCTCCGACAGTAGAAGAAAAACCTGTTGTGGCCGAGGAAGTAGCACCTGCTGCTGTGGAGCCTGAAAAGAAAGAGAAAGAAAAAGAAAAGGAAGAATAG